A region from the Pseudomonas cucumis genome encodes:
- a CDS encoding polysaccharide lyase family 7 protein, giving the protein MTVDISNYTIATPLPISDTNPIALELIGWRALLECPEVVSMLADGSLQMTAPTLGASSKSTHRTRCEWKEPGYWLFASAADHWNRQEMRLTKVNSLQKVVIGQIHVQGSERPPVKVFWNKGRITMGFRSSYLQEDPVNTTVLENVPLGALFKINIHANSNGAVSVSASCNGVKSTSAIMRLDNTWDTKTLAFHGGVYNQIDYSDTTDPEDGSVCIISDLSITHA; this is encoded by the coding sequence ATGACCGTAGACATCAGCAACTACACAATCGCTACACCGCTTCCTATCTCCGACACCAACCCCATCGCACTTGAGCTCATCGGTTGGCGGGCACTGCTTGAATGCCCGGAAGTCGTTTCGATGCTTGCGGATGGCTCGCTGCAAATGACGGCACCGACGCTCGGCGCTTCGAGCAAAAGCACGCACCGGACGCGCTGCGAGTGGAAGGAGCCAGGTTATTGGCTGTTCGCCAGCGCTGCTGACCACTGGAACCGACAAGAAATGCGGCTGACCAAAGTCAACTCGCTGCAAAAGGTTGTGATAGGTCAGATTCATGTGCAGGGTTCAGAGCGACCACCTGTCAAAGTGTTTTGGAACAAAGGCCGAATCACCATGGGGTTTCGGTCGAGTTATCTTCAAGAAGACCCGGTGAACACGACTGTTCTGGAAAACGTGCCGCTCGGGGCACTGTTCAAAATCAACATTCACGCCAATTCGAATGGCGCGGTCTCCGTTTCGGCGAGCTGTAACGGCGTCAAATCGACCTCCGCAATCATGCGTCTCGACAACACCTGGGACACGAAAACGCTGGCCTTCCACGGCGGTGTGTACAACCAGATCGATTACTCCGACACCACCGACCCCGAAGACGGTTCGGTGTGCATCATCAGCGATCTTTCCATCACCCACGCTTGA
- a CDS encoding DUF3079 domain-containing protein: protein MAKNFPVNPKHPERICWGCDLYCPAKSLACGNGSERTMHPAEMFGEDWHLPGDWGLDAVITTDKVVDGFQTLSDDALPAKS, encoded by the coding sequence ATGGCCAAGAACTTCCCCGTCAACCCCAAGCACCCCGAGCGGATCTGTTGGGGATGCGACCTGTATTGTCCGGCGAAGTCCCTGGCATGCGGCAATGGTTCCGAGCGCACGATGCATCCGGCGGAGATGTTTGGAGAGGATTGGCACCTGCCTGGCGACTGGGGCCTTGATGCGGTCATTACTACAGACAAGGTGGTGGATGGCTTCCAAACACTGTCCGATGATGCGCTGCCTGCAAAGAGTTGA
- a CDS encoding iron transporter translates to MRTPFSLPLALLLLTPLAHAKEYPIGEPQLCPGLEVGAVYLQPIEMAPAGMMRATADSDVHLEADIRATADNRQGFQEGSFVPYLNVSFNLKKHGSDPEIKGDFHAMVANDGPHYGDNVKLLGPGKYQLTFTVLPPAGHGSLGRHTDKETGVAPWFERCELHYEFIYAGIGKKGGY, encoded by the coding sequence ATGCGTACCCCTTTTTCGCTGCCACTCGCCCTGCTCTTGCTCACACCATTGGCTCACGCCAAGGAATACCCGATCGGGGAACCACAGTTGTGTCCCGGGCTGGAAGTCGGGGCGGTGTATTTGCAGCCGATCGAAATGGCACCTGCCGGAATGATGCGCGCCACCGCGGATTCCGATGTCCACCTGGAAGCCGATATCCGGGCGACTGCGGACAATCGGCAGGGCTTTCAGGAAGGCAGTTTCGTGCCCTACCTGAATGTCTCTTTCAACCTGAAAAAACACGGCAGCGACCCCGAGATCAAAGGCGATTTCCACGCCATGGTGGCCAATGACGGCCCGCACTATGGCGATAATGTGAAGCTGCTTGGCCCCGGTAAATATCAGCTGACGTTCACTGTTCTGCCACCTGCCGGTCATGGCTCCCTCGGGCGCCACACCGACAAGGAAACCGGTGTCGCCCCCTGGTTCGAACGCTGCGAACTGCACTACGAATTCATCTACGCCGGCATCGGTAAAAAAGGCGGCTATTGA
- a CDS encoding cupredoxin domain-containing protein: MKRLHLAWLMVAGAVAPLTVHAELPSFELILRDGHFTPALLEVPAGQRFKIVLKNVGQGPAEFESTPLRVEKVLSPGVTTFVVIHPLRPGHYPFFDEFNPQLPEGGILAK, from the coding sequence ATGAAGCGCCTGCATCTTGCCTGGCTGATGGTGGCCGGAGCCGTTGCACCGCTCACGGTCCATGCTGAGTTGCCGAGCTTTGAGCTGATCCTGCGCGATGGCCACTTCACGCCGGCCTTGCTGGAGGTGCCGGCCGGACAGCGCTTCAAGATCGTTCTGAAGAACGTCGGCCAAGGGCCGGCCGAGTTCGAGAGCACGCCGTTGCGGGTTGAAAAAGTCCTGTCGCCGGGCGTGACGACCTTCGTGGTCATTCACCCGCTCAGGCCCGGTCACTACCCCTTTTTCGACGAGTTCAATCCGCAATTGCCCGAAGGCGGCATCCTCGCGAAATAA
- a CDS encoding FTR1 family iron permease: MNQSMFIVWRESVEALLVIGILQAWAGQQGQRHRLVKYLWAGVVLGLMLSGLLAVLILFAGEAMSGSASEWFQAALALVASLLMVQMVGWMHRHGRSLNHDLRRHADSHLARQGGAGLLLLAMLAISREGSETVVFLYGAGARLRGPQLGLFAVGGVLGLVLSVLTITLLHSSRRFISWQRFFAISEVILLMLGAALLVSGTERIGGQLLALDFPEGVYRIVGEALWDSSTLLSDSHGLGGFLAGFAGYRASPSGLTLLVWIGYWLAVGGWLRQRTAENLPCPT, from the coding sequence ATGAATCAATCAATGTTCATCGTCTGGCGCGAAAGCGTCGAGGCGTTGCTGGTGATCGGTATTCTCCAGGCCTGGGCCGGCCAGCAAGGCCAACGTCATCGGCTGGTCAAATACCTGTGGGCGGGTGTGGTTCTGGGGTTGATGCTCTCGGGCCTGCTGGCGGTGTTGATTCTGTTTGCCGGTGAGGCCATGAGCGGGTCAGCCAGTGAATGGTTCCAGGCCGCACTCGCACTGGTTGCCAGCCTGTTGATGGTGCAAATGGTCGGCTGGATGCACCGTCACGGGCGCAGCCTCAACCACGATTTGCGACGGCACGCCGATAGCCACCTGGCTCGACAAGGAGGCGCAGGCCTATTACTGCTGGCCATGCTCGCGATCAGCCGCGAAGGCAGCGAAACGGTGGTCTTTCTCTATGGCGCCGGCGCCCGGTTGCGAGGTCCGCAGCTCGGTTTGTTTGCCGTCGGCGGCGTGTTGGGACTGGTGCTGTCGGTGCTGACCATTACGCTGCTGCACAGCAGTCGCCGATTCATTTCATGGCAACGATTTTTTGCCATCAGCGAAGTCATCCTGCTCATGCTCGGCGCAGCGTTGCTGGTCAGTGGCACCGAACGAATCGGCGGCCAATTGCTCGCCCTGGATTTTCCGGAGGGGGTTTACCGCATCGTTGGCGAAGCGCTTTGGGACAGCAGCACGTTGCTGAGTGACAGCCACGGATTGGGTGGCTTTCTTGCAGGGTTCGCCGGTTATCGCGCAAGCCCCAGCGGCCTGACCTTGTTGGTGTGGATCGGTTATTGGCTGGCCGTCGGCGGCTGGCTACGGCAACGCACTGCGGAAAACCTGCCATGCCCGACCTGA